Proteins co-encoded in one Heptranchias perlo isolate sHepPer1 chromosome 9, sHepPer1.hap1, whole genome shotgun sequence genomic window:
- the LOC137325650 gene encoding di-N-acetylchitobiase-like: MRWSLELVQALVVLVLWVCSGSGTGCPCSDRALCEPVTVEHEFEIDIGGNLRISSPAVPYPVTWGNDNGPNFALTGHLTVLAVTWTCPCTFLSGKLLKVRTDNGAVFVFDVGGKDWKYYDWFKVTTIAAFGPYDPELLCYAHANQVRVVLRGVFSLWNTVYKQRREKWVDKQLQLAKRQFMDGINLDVNIADKKPSIGYFKIPQLVSETMDVFHREIPGSQVTFNVPWSPDCIDGRCYDFLRIANSCDFLFVMSYDMQSQMWDNCFAKANAPYYQTLSGYSAYINLGIDSRKLVLGVPWYGYDYPCTQFFETGRCVLEKIPFRGAPCSNAAGRQVPYKEIVQHVHKSITGRYWDDEQKVPSYIYMVNNTFHEVWYDDPQSISIKSAIMKKLRLRGIGMWNGNMLNYSDDHFIVKQTEDMWNALCPL; the protein is encoded by the exons ATGCGCTGGAGTTTGGAATTGGTGCAGGCCCTGGTCGTGCTCGTGCTGTGGGTCTGCTCCGGCTCCGGGACCGGCTGTCCATGTTCGGATCGGGCTCTGTGCGAACCCGTGACCGTGGAGCATGAGTTCGAG ATCGACATTGGTGGCAACCTGAGAATCAGTTCACCAGCCGTTCCTTACCCCGTAACCTGGGGAAATgataatgggccaaattttgctctaacagggcatctaacggtgctTGCCGTTACTTGGACCTGCCCTTGCACGTTTttgagtggcaagttgctgaaagtgcgaactgataacggggca GTCTTTGTCTTTGATGTTGGAGGAAAGGATTGGAAGTATTATGACTGGTTTAAGGTCACGACTATTGCAGCCTTTGGACCATACGATCCTGAGCTTTTGTGTTATGCTCATGCGAATCAAGTTCGAGTTGTCCTGAGAG GAGTTTTTTCACTATGGAACACTGTATACAAACAACGCCGAGAAAAGTGGGTCGATAAGCAATTGCAGTTGGCAAAAAGACAATTTATGGATGGAATCAATTTGGATGTGAACATTGCTGATAAAAAACCATCTATAGGTTATTTCAAGATCCCTCAACTGGTTTCCGAAACCATGGATGTGTTCCACCGTGAAATACCTGGGTCTCAG GTCACATTTAACGTGCCTTGGTCTCCAGACTGCATTGATGGCCGATGCTATGACTTTTTGAGAATTGCAAATTCCTGTGACTTTTTATTTGTGATGTCCTATGATATGCAGAGTCAAATGTGGGACAATTGCTTTGCAAAGgcaaatgctccctattaccagactttatcag gtTACTCCGCTTATATCAATCTGGGAATTGATTCCAGAAAGCTCGTGTTGGGAGTTCCATGGTATGGTTATGACTATCCTTGCACACAGTTTTTTGAG ACTGGTAGGTGTGTATTGGAAAAGATTCCTTTCCGAGGTGCCCCTTGCAGTAATGCAGCTGGACGTCAGGTCCCATACAAAGAGATCGTACagcatgtgcacaaatcaattaCTGGCAGATATTGGGATGATGAGCAGAAAGTCCCGTCTTATATCTACATG GTTAATAATACATTTCATGAGGTCTGGTATGACGATCCACAGAGCATTTCAATCAAGTCAGCGATCATGAAGAAATTGAGACTCCGTGGCATAGGCATGTGGAATGGAAATATGCTGAACTACAGTGATGATCATTTCATAGTAAAGCAAACTGAAGACATGTGGAATGCTCTTTGCCCTTTGTGA